In Rheinheimera sp. MM224, one DNA window encodes the following:
- a CDS encoding 5-oxoprolinase subunit B family protein → MIQLELAGENGLILYLPAEISAKNLNQLEQLQQQIRLLLGEQLQELLPSYASLLIVLKPAHQGVLAIKALLEQQLTLSATVSEQQGQLVILPVYYHNAWDLDLVATQAGLSTAEVIELHQAMEYRIYAIGFAPGFAYLSELDARLATPRLKSPRAKVPKGAVAIADRQTAVYPAESPGGWNILGLCPTPLFKPEQAGTAETLMPFAVGDRVRFQSVNLQEFLALGGQLPQELC, encoded by the coding sequence ATGATCCAACTGGAACTGGCGGGTGAAAATGGCCTGATCTTGTATCTGCCAGCAGAGATCTCCGCTAAGAATCTCAATCAACTCGAGCAGTTGCAACAGCAAATCCGTCTGTTACTTGGTGAGCAACTGCAGGAGTTATTGCCTTCTTATGCGTCCTTGCTGATTGTATTAAAGCCTGCGCATCAAGGTGTGTTGGCCATTAAGGCCTTGTTAGAACAGCAACTGACATTAAGCGCCACAGTGTCAGAACAGCAAGGGCAGTTAGTGATTTTACCTGTGTACTACCACAATGCCTGGGACTTAGATCTGGTTGCTACACAGGCAGGTTTAAGCACAGCAGAAGTGATTGAATTGCATCAGGCTATGGAATATCGGATCTATGCAATAGGTTTTGCGCCGGGTTTTGCGTATTTGAGTGAATTGGACGCACGCCTTGCCACACCACGTTTAAAAAGCCCAAGGGCTAAAGTGCCCAAAGGTGCTGTGGCTATAGCGGATCGGCAAACAGCTGTGTATCCGGCCGAATCGCCCGGAGGCTGGAATATTTTGGGTTTATGTCCAACGCCCTTATTTAAACCAGAACAGGCCGGCACAGCAGAAACACTGATGCCTTTTGCTGTGGGTGACAGAGTGCGTTTTCAGTCGGTTAACCTGCAAGAGTTTTTAGCTTTGGGTGGCCAGTTGCCACAGGAGCTGTGCTGA